Genomic segment of Panicum virgatum strain AP13 chromosome 9N, P.virgatum_v5, whole genome shotgun sequence:
GATGTATAGGAATTCCATAGAAGAGTGGTGCGTTTCGAGCCCCGATGACGAATTTACAAGCGATCGTGAGTTCCCAAACTCACGGTCGATACCCACAGCACCCACTCCTCTTTCCCCTTCCTCATCCTTCTATTTCCCATTCCTTCGGATCCGAGCGGCCCTCCGGGTGGCGCCTCCCCAATAGTCGCTCCCCGCCGCCACGCGctaccccgccgcgcgccgccgctggacgcgctctcctgggccgccgcgtgctctcctcgccgtcgccgacccgcctccctgggccgccgcgcgcttcgccgcccccgccgccgccgctgctagaTCCCGCCTCGTGGGCCGCCGTGCGCTCCACCGTCGCCGCGTCTGCCGGATCCGCCGGTGGGgatgcgcggcgcggcgggccatCGACGGGGAGCCGGTGGCACGGGTCGGCGTGCCAGGtagggttttttttatttaacaaaTTTTTGACCGACTCTTTTTTTTACATATAACAATTTTTTTACcaaagttttttttccttttgatttTGATGCAAATTTTTTTATCCTAAGCATATTCTTTGTTTTCGGATGCAaatttttttaccattttttCTGTTCTGGatgaatttttttcaaaatttctcaaTTTTTGTTTCTAAATTTTTTCTCGTCAAATTTTTTCTCTCTACAAAATTTCTGttgaaaaaatttctaaaattagaaaatgacaaaaaaaaagttactaaaaatgaaaaaaatagtcGGGAGATCGACCGTAGGGAGCCCCACCCTACGATCGACCGTAAACTAGCGAGACCCATTTCAAGCCCACTAGGGTCGTTCTTTTTCTCTTTGCACGGTTGGGCTTCGAGGCTCTGATTCTATTGAAATGGATAGTGCATACAATCGTTCTGTTTAGTTGGCTTGTCAGCTAACCAGCCAGCGGTgcttctctcacaccaaatcagcatcaaCCACCCGGCAACAGTAAGTAGTACTTTTCTCTGACAACAAATCAGCATGAGCTgctaccagccacagccagctgAACAAAGCGAATACGATTGAAAAATGATTAGCATGATTCAGTCAGTCATTTTTGTTTACCAATGAAAATGTGAAAAATTCTTTAGCTGATATATATACTCCGCCTGAGCGGCCGTCAGTTGATGCGAGAAAAGTGTTGCCTTCACGAGAAAAGTGTACGCTTAGCTTATAACCTGTAGGTGTCCActtcttttaattttttttaaaaataaacttGCCTGACCAAGCTGTAAACATTTCTAAAAATAACCCGAATGCTAGAGATCTAACCTTTTATTGTGTTGAATTCAGCATGATTGTACTCTTGCTACCGAATAAAAGGGATTGTTctcaagaagaaaaggaaagggcGAATCTCCCGCGTATAAGGCATCACTACATGCCACCGTGTCATTTTGATCAGCCTGGTAATCTAATTCAAATTAAAAGAAATGTTGTTTGAATTTGGCCAAAAGGCTATATACATCAGCTCCCTCATCTGGTACTACGCCCAAGCCAAAGAGAAAGATGTTTTGAGAAAACTTAACTCGTGCCAATGACAGAGTGAAGAAAAACAAATTTGACCGTCAATTTTAGGGACATGCATGGTGACTAAATCCACACTTGTCGTGACTCGTGAAGAACCCAACTCCAAGATGGTTTTCTTGCACACTCCTGCCTTCTCCGTCCAACCTATTTGTCGCTTACCTTTCCCCTTCTCAAATTGAAAAAAGTTGAATTCCGTATGaagtaaaaaggaaaaaatttcaaatagtttgaaaaaTTTTAGAATGGGAAGGTTAAATCCAAACTGATTTTGATTCACTTTGTAGAAATGTTGGGACATATGTTCACATATTTTGCAAATTTCAAAATATATTGCAAAAGATGGATGAGCTTTCAATTGCTTCTAGTGATTTAAATACCGGGCTATCGGATTTAGCTTATATTTTCTCAACCACCAATAACGCTGCTATAGCCTTCTATTTCTACCATGCGTGGTCGTAGCGACAACACTCACTCTAGAGCCACTATTGCTATAGCTCGTTATTTAAAGCAATGTTTACTTCTTATTCGCTTAACTTTGAACAAAAAAAAGTCCACGACTTCTCATGAATGAACTCAAAGCTAGTAGTTTCAATTTCAACAAAAACTTCAAATGATTTGGTTTTTTCAAATACAAATCTCACCCATGCGCTTTCAGTTTCAACAAGCCAGAGCATTGCAATACCTTAATAGGCATGGATCAACACAGTATTACACCCAAGAGACGGCTCTGCTTATTAGCCATACCACGCACTTGAATTTGCACGGCAGAACGTAACACGATCGTAGCACAGAACAAACGGCCGCATTATTCACCAAAAAGAATCTAAACCTAGTGCAATTCACGAGCATAATCAGACGAAAAACCTTACATTTTTCACTCGGATCAATCGAAGGAGGGGATCGCCGTGGGGGGCAAATCCATCTGCAACAACTCCGGGTTGCGATCCCCACCAGCAACCTTGCTGTCCCGCGGCTTCCTCCCGAACAAACCGCCAAGCCACCCAGTACGGCCATGCTCTTGATCGAGCGGGACCTTCACCTCCTCAACCAcgaccggcggcgccggcggcagtcCCAGGAAACCAGGTGGCGGTGCCGCCGGTGCGTGCTGCTGGCCGTCATCCTGCACAGGGTACTGCACCATGTCCCCCGGCACGAGGCGGTTGAGCATGATCCCGGCGCCCTCGATGAGCGCGAGGAAGGCGGCGCCAAAGACCGCGGAAGTTCCGCAGGCGAGGGGGCCCCGGCGCAGGGCGAGCGTGGCGCCGgcgaaggcgccggcggcgatggagttCCAGGGGTCCTCCTTCTGCCGCGCGTAGACCATGGCGCAGTCGAAGGCGGAGAAGAGGGTGCCCCAGACGGCGAAGCTGCCCCCGACGCGCGGCGCGTGCATGCGGACGGCCGTGGCGCCGCCCGCCAGGCGGTGGCCGTTGGGGGAGTTGTAGAGGCCCTTGACGAAGTGGAAGGCGGAGCCGCCCACCGCGCCCATCGCGaaggcgccgccggcgtcctcgAGGATGCGGTCCGGGCACGGCTCGCGGTTCATGTCCGGTCCGTTCACCatctcggcgccgccgctgggtcggttcgtggacggcggcggctgccaaAACCCTGTGGCTTGGAAGACAAGTTGGGGTGGAGGGGACGGCCGCGCCGGGTCttagcttgttggtattttgtagtGGTCTTCGATACGGACTAGGAGTCTGtctaggaggaggaggaggatccaTCAGGCTTTCATGCAATTGTATTAGTGTTGGGCCGGGCCCGGGCCCGGGCCCAAACAGGTTCCCCTTTTTCTTGCTATCTGTGGGCTGTGGATGGCGATACGTGGTTAGTTTTTTTGGATCACAATTGCAAGGTCATGGCGTCATGCCTAATAAATGCCATCCATCATCCTCGCGCTCTTGGCAGAAATCAAGAAACTTCGATTATTTTTTAGCGTGTTTGAATCCAAATGCTAATGTCTAAATTTGAAGTGTTAAAATTTAGCACAAGTCCATCCAAACAGGAGCTTTAATAGGATGCGCTAAATTTTAGACAAGACTAAAAATTTTAGCAAGCAAAAGAACCTGCAGTCTAGAGCTCATAGAGCTTACAAAGCCTCGGTAGCACTAGTATCTTAGGTTCTGGATTCGACTTTTCGTGGAAGCGAATTTTTTAGATTTAACGGTATGGTTATGTGCTTTCAATCAGTTGTAGGCGAGGTTTCCATCGACAGCGAGACGCCTGAAGTGACTTGACCAATCTCAAGAATTTGTCGGGTTAGCCtttgaagatgctcataggaaTTGGATTATCGTTCGCGCATTTATAGAGATGAGTGTgtgtgcgttgtgagtgtctaaGTTGTATTTGTAATTAAAAAACTTTTATCAAAAGCAGTAAATGTTGTATAGTTTAGAATCCAACTTTAACGCATCCAAATAGGATTAACAAGACTTTCCTGTTCCGGACCAATACTTCCGATTCTTGCCATTTTGCTATGGCGCGGTGCTTAATGTGGTTTCATGTGTTTTTCCCCTAATATAAACATCCCCAAATCTGTCTATGTCGTCCACAGTGGAGCTCACGGTTGTTGGTGATTGTCCAAGGTTATTTAGTTGCATCCTTTTCTTTGAAACGGCCGTGCCCAGAAAATTTTGCTGTCTCTCTTAAGCGAAAGTCAAAATGGCATCACGAACAAACCACCTGCCTAGCGCGAAAGTACAAACAGGACGTGCGAAATGGGCCACTGGATGGCATCGTCCGAAGCCACGCACCTTGGACCTAAACGAACAGACAAGGGCCGAATTGGCTTGGCTTTTCGGCCCAAGGCCTATTTGTGCTGTAGATTTTAATTTCTCTACACGGACAATATATGCTTGAAATTCCTTTGGAACGACACTCTTATAAGCTGACAGGTGTGCTGAGATGCAATAGTGGGCAGTGTGACCTACTATGGAGTACTCTGCAAATATTTTATTAGTTGATAATAAGTAAACGTATTGTACACTGTAAGttgctcctttttttttgcgaggattaTACACTGTAAGTTGCTGGTGAAGTTCCTGTGTGGACAAGCTAGCGAAGCCTCCAAACACACTGGATCTATATCAAATTTAAAAACAATGTTAATTAATAATAAGCAACTATAACCAATGCAGAACGTCAATGAGTTTCATTATCAGAAATTGTTGGCACGTCAATGTCGCTTCCTATAATCATCTGCTTAATCACATGCATGCTCTTGACAGTAACATACGCTAGCTCCTCTAAACGTACATCTCCATCGTGTAAACGAGTACGTTGCGCcttattttttttatggaaGAATTGAAGGCGACACATAATGCGCGTGTGTGAGCACTAGATCGAGCTCCTGGCATTATTTTTGTAACCAAAACATTATTTTCATCTGCCTGATCAGAATTCTTATCCACAATTTCATCTAATAGCGAGGTGGCAACACTAGCTAGTATATATGCACAGATAGAACATTTAGTTGAAAATTCATGCTAACTAAAAGAAATGTTTTCCAGCGCTTgaggagtttttttttaaaccaTGCTTGGATGTACAAGTTGCAGCTGAAATCACCTAGACCCAAagtaaaaataaaaaggaaggTCTATCCTAGAGATTTTCCATCGATCAATAGCAAATCCGTGCGGCGGCATGCGAGACTAATAGCAACATAAACACTGCTAGCTCTTGCAGCTATAGCTATAGGAGCTCGTGTCGTGTCCCCTGGCCACTGCGGCGACGGGTTCATGTCCGGTGCGCAGGCTGCTGACCTTGACCACATCAATGGAGAAACAACCAACGACCTGCCGAAACCGGAGTcttgccacccaacaaacaaacCGCCTTGGACAGCAACACCAACCAAACCCGACCGGCCGGCCGATTGCTCTCTTCTCCAGTTCTCCCAAAGCTCCAGCAATTCAACACTCCATCGCTGAAATCGGACAACACTCCATTCACATGAAAATTGGGCAGGCAGGTGCCCCCCGGACACACACTAGAAATCGGAACGCGTTTCCTTTCCGATTTCATTCAGTCAGCCCCCTCTCGCGTGGAAATCTCGGAGCAGCGCGGACGTTACCACCTGCCAGCGCGTAGAAATCCAGCCGTGCAGTTGCCAAATCTGCACGGCTGTTCTTGCTCTGAATCAGCAGCAATCAGAGGAGCTGCAATCTGTACTCGATCTACTGCTAGTCCTCTACTATAAATCGCGTGACGGAACTAACCCCGCACTGCACCCAACAATCTCTCTCCGAGGAAGGAATCTGGAATCATACACGGCATTATCCTTTTTGGTTTGcagctcttctctctctctctctccaacttTCAGGTGGAGCGGACCAGCAAGTCACCCACATGGGCCGCGCCTTTAcagcggcgccgctcctcctcttgctcggTCTCCTGGCCCTGGGACTGGGAGCGGCAACTGCCAATGtaagcggcggcgggcgccaaGAACCGATGGAAAAACTTCCCCTTTTTCTCGATTCGTGGCTGTCCATGCAGGGGATTTCATCCTGAGCCTCGCCGGTTTGTGCTGAATTTCAGGTGGGCGACTCCTGCTCCACGAGCGCGGACTGCGGCGCCGGGCAGTGGTGCTTCGACTGCGAGCCCAAGTTCTCCGGCTCCCACTGCGTCCGCTCCGCCGCCACTAACCCCTACCAGCTCATCGTAAGCCGCCGCAGCTCGCTTCGTCTCTTTCCTCTCTTCTAGCGCTGGAAGGTGGTCGAGGAGCAGCACCAGCAGTCGTTCTGTACATGTGCTTGGTTTGCGATTCTGAGTTCGTGTTTCTACGATTTCTTGGATGCCCAGATCTGCTCTCTGTTACAAGTTAATTAACCATACACAAACGTGAGCAGTTAGGAAGAATGCCGTATACCAGCAAGCAAAGAAATTTCTCTGTGCTATGTCAGCTGTTCTTGTTGAACACACCCTGACGACATGGCGAATAGTACATTCAGGATATTTTCAGAAATTTCTTCAGGTCTATTGGTGACCATTTCTGCGTATGGATTTCCAACCTAGTTGGTAGATGCTCTAAGTCAAAAATTGTTGGGCGGAGAAAATTTAGAAATTACGTTGTTGCAGCCGTGTTGTTTATTTTCCTCCTgaattgttttcttttttccccatCCAGAATAGTTCTTCTTTTAATATTCTTGGTCCAGTTGTTGCCGGCTGATATAGATGATTGAATTtccatttttaaaaaaaaatctccaaaGACTAATTATATTCATTCTCACTAGGCAAAGACTCAAAAGATATCATGACAATTTGTTTTCAAAAGAtgtcatttcaaaaaaaaaacttatcatATTCATTCTCCCATGTACTGAAGTCACATCCTGAACAAATTTTGCTTCTGCTATGGTATCTCTCAGAACAACTCATTGCCATTCAACAAGTATGCCTACCTCACGATGCACAATTCATATGCAATCGTTGGCGAGCCTTCGCACACTGGAATTCCACGCGTCACCTTCGACAACCAGGAGGATACTGTCACTGACCAGCTAAATGTACCTTCTCATCTTTCCAATCTTAGGCATGTCCTATTGTGCATCTTTCCACGAGGAATTCTCATTCTGATGACACTACCAATGATATGCAGAATGGTGTCCGGGCACTGATGCTTGACACATATGACTTCCAAGGAGATGTATGGCTGTGCCATTCAAATGGAGGGAAATGCAATGATTTCACTGCATTTTTGAGTATACTGAACATGCCTGACTCCTGTAGAATCTTAACTGAAGGTGTTCAGATTGCAGTTTGTCAAGATACTTTGGGTCATTGTAGGAACCAGCACTGGACACCTTCAAGGAAATTGAGGAGTTTCTTTCATCTAATCCGTCTGAAATAGTCACAATAATCCTGGAAGACTATGTTCATGCGCCAAATGGACTGACAAACGTGTTCAACGCCTCCGGCCTGCTTAAGTACTGGTTCCCAGTATCGAAAATGCCACAGAATGGTCAGGATTGGCCTCTT
This window contains:
- the LOC120692681 gene encoding mitochondrial import inner membrane translocase subunit TIM17-2-like; this encodes MVNGPDMNREPCPDRILEDAGGAFAMGAVGGSAFHFVKGLYNSPNGHRLAGGATAVRMHAPRVGGSFAVWGTLFSAFDCAMVYARQKEDPWNSIAAGAFAGATLALRRGPLACGTSAVFGAAFLALIEGAGIMLNRLVPGDMVQYPVQDDGQQHAPAAPPPGFLGLPPAPPVVVEEVKVPLDQEHGRTGWLGGLFGRKPRDSKVAGGDRNPELLQMDLPPTAIPSFD
- the LOC120693449 gene encoding PI-PLC X domain-containing protein At5g67130-like, with amino-acid sequence MGRAFTAAPLLLLLGLLALGLGAATANVGDSCSTSADCGAGQWCFDCEPKFSGSHCVRSAATNPYQLINNSLPFNKYAYLTMHNSYAIVGEPSHTGIPRVTFDNQEDTVTDQLNNGVRALMLDTYDFQGDVWLCHSNGGKCNDFTAFEPALDTFKEIEEFLSSNPSEIVTIILEDYVHAPNGLTNVFNASGLLKYWFPVSKMPQNGQDWPLVSDMVASNQRLVVFTSISSKQSSEGIAYQWNFMVENNYGDDGMDAGQCSNRAESAPLNDKTKSLVLMNYFPSVPVKSTACLQHSQNLIDTVNTCYGSGNQWANFIAVDYYKRSDGGGAFQATDLLNGRLLCGCQDVSACLQGSGVVCA